One genomic segment of Novisyntrophococcus fermenticellae includes these proteins:
- a CDS encoding recombinase family protein encodes MKKQPKQQKITALYERLSRDDELSGDSNSIINQKKLLEKYATEQGFTNLIHYTDDGWSGTNFERPDWKRLLNDIEDGLVGCVIVKDMSRIGHNYLQVGFYTDVLFREKQVRFIAITNGVDSINGESNEFAPFLNIMNEWYVRDTSRKIKSVLHAKGMEGKHLTGNVIYGYKKDPEDANHWLIDEEAAANVRCIFQLIIDGLGPSQIARLLTSEKVERPFYYLAIQGLGSCKGSCDMSKPYTWTASTITDMLKKQEYMGHTVNFRNYKESYKDKLSKKVDPEDWVIFENTQEAIVDEDTWNMVQKI; translated from the coding sequence ATGAAAAAACAACCGAAACAGCAGAAAATTACTGCACTCTATGAAAGATTGTCCCGAGATGATGAATTATCGGGAGACAGCAACAGCATTATTAACCAGAAGAAGCTTTTGGAGAAATATGCCACAGAACAGGGATTTACGAATCTCATTCACTACACCGATGATGGATGGTCAGGCACTAATTTTGAGCGTCCTGACTGGAAGCGATTACTGAACGATATTGAAGATGGTCTTGTAGGCTGTGTCATTGTAAAAGATATGAGCCGTATTGGACACAATTACCTACAGGTAGGTTTTTATACAGATGTACTATTTCGTGAGAAACAAGTCCGCTTCATTGCCATTACCAATGGTGTAGACAGTATCAACGGAGAAAGCAACGAATTTGCTCCATTTCTTAATATCATGAATGAGTGGTATGTAAGAGACACCAGCCGCAAAATCAAGTCTGTCCTCCATGCAAAAGGTATGGAAGGCAAGCATCTCACTGGAAATGTTATTTACGGATACAAGAAAGATCCAGAGGATGCAAACCACTGGCTGATTGATGAAGAAGCCGCTGCAAATGTACGATGTATTTTTCAGCTAATCATTGACGGACTGGGACCATCACAGATTGCCAGACTGCTTACCTCTGAAAAAGTGGAACGTCCCTTTTACTATCTTGCAATACAGGGACTTGGCAGTTGCAAAGGCTCTTGTGATATGTCAAAGCCATACACTTGGACAGCCAGCACCATTACTGATATGCTGAAAAAGCAAGAGTACATGGGTCATACCGTTAATTTCCGTAATTACAAAGAATCCTACAAAGACAAGCTCTCCAAAAAAGTGGATCCAGAAGACTGGGTTATCTTTGAAAATACACAGGAAGCGATTGTGGATGAAGATACTTGGAATATGGTTCAGAAGATTTGA
- a CDS encoding DUF4368 domain-containing protein encodes MMFCADCGAKMYNHRTGGYEKKDADGNPTGKYTNAQDNYHCSTYSLNKTNFVDKCTQHHIRTDVVRELILETIKATCGFVREHEEEFIAKVRNASEIQRADAAKSLQKRLSKEEKRIIELNQLIKKIYEDNVKGKLSDKRFEILLEEYENEQSNLEESVANLQSKLSSYTEDSNRVDKFVELVHKYTDFTELTTPMIHEFVDKIVVHEADKSSGVRMQQIDIYLKYVGKLDAPMKELTPEEFKVEEKKRKKRAWNRNYMRRKYEKEKAEREALELQKAAE; translated from the coding sequence CTGATGTTTTGTGCTGACTGTGGTGCGAAGATGTATAATCATCGTACTGGCGGCTATGAGAAGAAAGATGCAGATGGAAATCCGACTGGCAAGTACACCAATGCACAGGATAACTACCATTGTTCCACCTACAGCCTTAATAAGACCAATTTCGTGGATAAATGCACACAGCACCATATTCGTACTGATGTGGTCAGAGAATTGATTTTAGAGACGATTAAAGCCACCTGCGGATTTGTTCGTGAGCATGAAGAAGAGTTTATTGCAAAGGTAAGAAATGCTTCTGAAATTCAAAGAGCTGATGCTGCCAAGTCTTTACAAAAACGTCTTTCAAAAGAAGAGAAAAGAATTATCGAATTGAATCAACTAATCAAAAAGATTTATGAAGATAATGTCAAAGGGAAATTATCAGACAAGCGTTTTGAAATTCTCCTCGAAGAATACGAAAACGAGCAATCCAATTTAGAAGAATCTGTTGCCAATCTGCAATCAAAATTATCATCCTATACAGAAGATTCTAACCGAGTAGATAAGTTTGTTGAATTAGTTCACAAATATACTGACTTCACCGAACTTACTACTCCCATGATTCACGAATTTGTAGATAAAATTGTGGTTCATGAGGCAGACAAATCTTCTGGTGTGCGTATGCAGCAGATTGATATTTATCTAAAATATGTTGGAAAACTCGATGCTCCAATGAAGGAATTGACTCCCGAAGAATTCAAAGTGGAAGAAAAGAAACGTAAGAAGCGTGCTTGGAATCGCAATTATATGCGCCGCAAGTACGAGAAAGAAAAGGCTGAACGTGAAGCCTTAGAACTGCAAAAGGCAGCCGAATAA
- a CDS encoding site-specific integrase, with translation MGKAKAKEMLFWTKEEYTKFADAIKDKPISYYAFEILYWTGVRMSEMLALERGDINLEKRTLKIDKQVQRIDGIEYTTTPKTDKGNRVIELPEFLYNELEDYFGMIYKIDEHTRLFNITKSYLHHEMDRGSKAAGVKRIRIHDLRYPNVWISFGIHMNAVH, from the coding sequence ATGGGGAAAGCAAAGGCAAAGGAAATGTTGTTCTGGACGAAAGAAGAATATACCAAATTTGCGGATGCAATCAAAGATAAACCAATCTCATATTATGCCTTTGAGATTTTGTATTGGACAGGAGTACGAATGAGCGAAATGCTTGCACTAGAGCGTGGAGATATCAATTTAGAAAAGAGAACATTAAAGATTGATAAGCAGGTACAAAGAATTGATGGGATTGAATACACCACCACACCAAAGACCGACAAGGGAAATCGTGTGATTGAACTACCAGAATTTCTTTATAATGAATTGGAGGATTATTTTGGAATGATATACAAAATCGATGAACATACGAGATTGTTTAACATTACAAAAAGTTATCTGCATCATGAAATGGATCGAGGTTCGAAAGCGGCTGGTGTAAAAAGAATTCGTATTCACGACCTGCGTTATCCAAACGTTTGGATTTCCTTCGGCATTCACATGAATGCCGTTCATTAG
- a CDS encoding tyrosine-type recombinase/integrase, with protein MSVFKDNWNGYDGKRWRVSLRYTDWQGKKKQHDKRGFETKKDALAYERDFLAKKSKDINMGFGVFIDVYLSDIKPQIKLNTYRTKVHIINTHIRPYFEEKSLSEISPTDILQWQNELLSKRDENDKGYA; from the coding sequence GTGTCAGTTTTTAAAGATAATTGGAATGGCTATGATGGGAAGCGTTGGAGAGTATCTCTGCGCTATACCGATTGGCAGGGGAAAAAGAAACAACATGATAAACGAGGTTTTGAGACCAAAAAGGATGCATTAGCATATGAGCGGGATTTTTTGGCAAAGAAAAGTAAGGATATCAATATGGGATTTGGAGTCTTTATTGATGTTTATCTTTCCGACATTAAACCGCAGATTAAGCTGAACACCTACAGGACAAAGGTTCATATCATCAATACCCATATTAGACCGTATTTTGAAGAAAAGAGTTTATCAGAAATCTCTCCTACAGATATTTTACAGTGGCAGAACGAACTGTTAAGTAAGCGAGATGAAAATGATAAAGGCTATGCCTAG
- a CDS encoding DUF6017 domain-containing protein has protein sequence MAVLKNKTQGLYVNVSKDILLDQKLSLRDRGMLVTILSLSDNWDFNLKGFSKILPDGVDCIRSSVNELMKRGYLTGGQERTGRGRFGKNVIEVHQVPVPPQLENPITVNPFTEKSKTIPSITGIPHTEHPTQVINNKVNNKRVNNHQSIFQRKDGETEVIPTISKSLVPMQELIERFEYRELCQILSYHHLLQECRECQLSQYEIKARVIEELKYLISYETLVFDGDGAMVDALLDYMSEIIATDRTITFNNGEIYDARSMGNQFYRLDSGAIRYVLEKFDDVSQDTRIVNKKNYLIRMLLTAKSDLETSIKSDVNYDMAHWHERGNE, from the coding sequence TTGGCAGTTTTAAAGAACAAAACCCAAGGACTATATGTGAACGTAAGCAAAGATATTTTACTTGATCAAAAGCTTAGTTTGAGAGATCGAGGAATGCTGGTAACAATATTGTCCCTATCAGACAATTGGGATTTTAATTTGAAAGGCTTTTCAAAAATTCTACCAGACGGTGTGGATTGCATCCGATCTAGTGTGAATGAATTAATGAAAAGAGGATATCTGACTGGTGGACAAGAGAGAACTGGGAGAGGGCGCTTTGGTAAAAATGTGATTGAAGTGCATCAGGTACCAGTCCCACCGCAATTGGAAAATCCGATTACGGTAAATCCGTTCACGGAGAAATCGAAAACGATTCCTTCGATTACGGGCATACCGCATACGGAACATCCAACACAAGTAATTAATAACAAAGTAAATAACAAAAGAGTAAATAATCATCAATCAATCTTTCAGAGGAAGGATGGAGAGACAGAAGTAATACCTACGATATCAAAAAGTCTGGTTCCCATGCAGGAGTTGATAGAACGGTTTGAATATCGTGAGTTGTGTCAAATCTTATCCTATCACCATCTATTACAAGAATGTAGGGAGTGCCAGTTATCACAATATGAAATCAAAGCACGTGTCATAGAGGAGCTGAAATATCTAATCAGTTATGAAACTCTAGTTTTTGATGGAGATGGTGCAATGGTAGATGCCTTGCTTGACTATATGAGTGAGATTATCGCCACAGATAGAACAATTACTTTTAATAATGGTGAAATCTACGATGCAAGGTCAATGGGAAATCAATTTTATCGTCTCGACAGTGGAGCCATCCGATATGTTCTTGAAAAATTTGATGATGTTTCTCAGGATACAAGGATTGTGAATAAGAAGAATTATTTGATCCGAATGTTGCTCACAGCAAAAAGTGATCTAGAAACCAGTATTAAGAGTGATGTGAATTATGATATGGCACATTGGCACGAAAGGGGGAATGAATAG
- a CDS encoding helix-turn-helix domain-containing protein — translation MSVGYKIRAIRDLRGMTQKELGIKAGFSAATADVRIRQYESHKMIPKEDKLKEIATALDVDVSALKDHDIYSDLDLMQILFELEKNHGLVIEKEADRYVLSFDESHPLFRYTNYKLDSWYRAKSQLLSYSEDSGYDDKEYLLWKYRFPLDTMEIEKTNAAKVQEKYKPFVNNSYSIKKVNEFILLFEKLIRSGFDIQIASAPERSGIGTFVCCAIFKHSELLEATGDAANAYAEYLSMITYLEKSGIEIERETNSFDGETLLGVYFYSSVLSTALNHTVWEIIAAYKAGTLDDKIMQMQYKDSLQTFDVALN, via the coding sequence ATGTCAGTTGGATACAAAATAAGAGCCATACGTGATCTAAGAGGTATGACTCAAAAAGAACTTGGTATCAAAGCTGGATTTTCAGCTGCTACTGCCGATGTTCGAATACGACAGTATGAAAGTCATAAAATGATTCCAAAAGAAGATAAGTTAAAAGAGATTGCAACCGCTCTTGATGTAGATGTAAGTGCATTAAAAGATCATGATATCTATTCTGATCTAGATCTGATGCAGATCTTATTTGAATTAGAGAAAAATCACGGACTGGTAATAGAAAAGGAAGCCGATCGGTATGTATTGTCATTTGACGAGTCACACCCATTGTTTCGATACACTAACTATAAGCTCGACAGCTGGTACCGAGCCAAATCACAACTTCTATCCTATTCAGAAGATTCAGGATATGATGATAAAGAATATTTACTTTGGAAATACAGATTCCCACTTGATACTATGGAAATAGAGAAAACAAATGCGGCTAAAGTACAGGAAAAATACAAGCCGTTTGTGAATAACTCTTATAGTATAAAAAAAGTTAATGAATTTATTCTTTTATTTGAAAAATTAATTAGAAGTGGATTTGATATACAGATTGCTTCAGCTCCTGAAAGATCTGGAATCGGAACCTTTGTTTGCTGTGCAATATTTAAACATTCAGAATTGTTAGAAGCTACTGGTGATGCAGCCAATGCTTATGCGGAGTATCTTTCTATGATAACCTATCTGGAGAAGTCAGGAATAGAGATTGAGAGGGAGACGAACTCTTTTGATGGTGAAACACTGTTAGGGGTTTACTTTTATAGCTCTGTGTTGTCCACTGCGCTGAACCATACAGTGTGGGAAATAATTGCGGCATATAAAGCTGGGACGTTAGATGACAAGATAATGCAGATGCAGTATAAGGATTCCTTGCAAACATTTGACGTTGCTCTAAATTAA
- a CDS encoding DUF3825 domain-containing protein, producing MERVINEIFVITDEEAVSDEIYRITGHIPDMNRVEAHISKLDSTKYYLDNDLNIKNMNDTTINMVWLDTGMKADFEKPVMISLIKRSDYYSGYFVGTPDYLVNGMCRKNSCQERKLRGHLSKFKEQYRLQNAGRLEEEVDTVKNENKYDFEAVYARNDEHIQELTKDVYDNLLFPNWKSIWGLDRYIKIIGTRVSQLVAQNRDEFYVVNNIKSVIVNTGMMNLFGKDFLILYRFYEKYQTYIAESVIQSKQDYLNNGFTKEQSAKELEPINFFDAGTEIFNPIIDDFDINQNCLMHIIQQRKERFPDCIQGQSDARIAGQLISALERGIRMQHRDHSYAKASYSGKSGKVSWFMPLHIESPLCESPELVMAIRRTGDFYEIKTILPYDDNLQDRITALSLYNKVW from the coding sequence ATGGAAAGAGTAATTAATGAAATATTTGTAATAACAGATGAAGAAGCGGTCTCTGATGAAATTTATCGAATTACCGGACATATTCCGGATATGAATAGAGTTGAAGCTCATATTTCAAAATTAGACAGCACAAAGTATTACCTAGATAATGATCTTAATATCAAGAATATGAATGATACCACGATCAATATGGTTTGGTTGGATACAGGAATGAAAGCAGATTTTGAGAAACCAGTTATGATATCACTGATAAAAAGAAGTGATTATTATAGCGGATATTTTGTAGGAACTCCAGACTATCTTGTAAATGGAATGTGCCGAAAAAATTCTTGTCAAGAAAGAAAGTTACGTGGTCATCTAAGTAAATTTAAAGAACAGTATAGATTGCAAAATGCTGGAAGACTAGAAGAGGAAGTTGATACTGTGAAAAACGAAAACAAGTATGATTTTGAAGCAGTATATGCAAGAAATGATGAACATATTCAAGAGTTGACAAAAGACGTTTATGATAATCTCCTTTTTCCGAATTGGAAGTCTATTTGGGGATTAGACAGATATATCAAAATCATTGGAACAAGAGTGAGCCAGTTAGTAGCACAGAATAGAGATGAATTCTATGTTGTTAATAATATTAAATCTGTAATCGTAAATACAGGAATGATGAATCTGTTTGGGAAGGACTTTCTAATATTATACAGATTTTATGAAAAGTATCAAACGTATATTGCAGAATCAGTTATTCAGAGCAAGCAGGATTATCTGAATAATGGATTTACTAAAGAACAGTCAGCGAAGGAACTAGAACCAATCAATTTCTTTGATGCGGGAACAGAAATCTTTAATCCAATAATTGATGATTTTGATATTAATCAGAACTGTTTGATGCATATTATTCAGCAACGAAAGGAAAGATTCCCTGATTGTATACAGGGGCAGAGTGATGCAAGGATCGCTGGCCAGCTTATAAGTGCACTCGAAAGAGGAATCAGGATGCAACATAGGGATCATTCATATGCAAAAGCTTCTTATTCAGGAAAGAGTGGAAAGGTTTCATGGTTTATGCCATTACATATTGAAAGCCCATTATGTGAGAGCCCAGAACTTGTAATGGCGATAAGAAGGACAGGTGACTTCTATGAAATTAAGACAATCTTACCTTATGATGATAACTTGCAGGATAGGATAACAGCGTTGTCTTTATATAACAAAGTATGGTGA
- a CDS encoding NB-ARC domain-containing protein, which produces MILNYAILLEFLNDQNVQGQEVAEWLGTVPETISRIKNNNKNMIKGIAPENFYINVFCKKDSLKDYQGIKCLYSFLESKDCITDYIHNEYLNYEKKYKIDSSSAAKDFLMTILRETSYNKNKDASESKKANQLISAVQESTATSIRFNKFKNPIQNNTFFGRKKMFDDIRRILEEEGTCIVYGIGGLGKSYCSLKYALEYANDYSQIQQVIFSTDIKSTLLKIPFNGLDESHLTEDEILEKRFSILATFSEDTLLIIDNMDIMPADKDNYERLKQLSMHVIFTTRETQIDASKFQLPIEPLSKEEQLELFTHYGQFNITPEDLPAYYNLFEMVQGHTLLLELIAKTMAAETLTPEEMTAILYSPEDDDISKIPIEKDNQYQQEKMNKFVSKLFDTSKLSDPQKEILMKLSLTSISGIRQRLFKQLLSCDNSNINALISQSWIIQNRPGSADSFKIHLHPVIRSAVVNNTEPAIENCHSFTYKIVSLLKEAQNSISICDKTDLCDIIANSSDMFSFGIKDIDLLFDMAQILWGNFFYTYAYKVYLIGISILKEL; this is translated from the coding sequence ATGATCTTGAACTATGCAATACTACTTGAATTTTTGAATGACCAGAATGTACAAGGACAAGAAGTTGCCGAATGGCTTGGTACCGTGCCGGAAACAATAAGCAGAATCAAGAATAACAATAAAAATATGATAAAAGGAATTGCTCCAGAAAATTTTTATATAAATGTATTCTGCAAAAAAGACTCTCTTAAAGATTATCAAGGCATAAAGTGTCTTTATTCTTTTCTTGAATCCAAAGACTGTATTACCGATTATATTCACAATGAATATTTAAATTATGAGAAAAAATATAAGATTGACAGTTCATCAGCTGCCAAAGACTTTTTAATGACTATATTAAGAGAGACATCATATAATAAAAATAAAGATGCTTCAGAATCTAAAAAAGCTAACCAACTAATTTCTGCAGTGCAAGAATCTACTGCTACATCAATACGCTTCAACAAATTTAAAAATCCGATTCAAAACAATACCTTCTTTGGGCGAAAAAAAATGTTTGATGATATCCGTAGAATACTAGAAGAAGAAGGAACCTGTATTGTTTATGGAATTGGTGGATTAGGAAAATCCTACTGTTCTTTAAAATATGCTTTGGAATATGCAAATGACTACAGTCAGATCCAACAGGTTATATTTTCAACAGACATCAAAAGCACACTATTAAAAATTCCTTTCAATGGACTTGATGAATCTCATCTGACCGAGGATGAAATATTAGAAAAGCGTTTTTCAATCTTAGCAACGTTTTCTGAAGATACTCTCCTAATCATAGACAATATGGATATCATGCCTGCGGATAAAGATAATTATGAGCGATTAAAACAACTTTCAATGCATGTGATATTCACTACTCGTGAAACTCAAATTGATGCATCTAAATTTCAGCTTCCGATCGAGCCCCTTTCTAAGGAAGAGCAGTTAGAACTATTTACACATTATGGGCAATTCAACATAACACCAGAAGATTTGCCTGCGTATTATAATCTTTTTGAAATGGTCCAAGGGCATACCTTGCTTTTAGAATTGATTGCAAAAACAATGGCCGCAGAAACCTTAACCCCAGAAGAGATGACAGCAATACTGTATAGCCCTGAAGATGATGACATCAGTAAAATTCCTATTGAAAAGGACAATCAATACCAGCAGGAAAAAATGAATAAGTTTGTATCAAAACTATTTGATACAAGCAAGCTTTCTGATCCACAAAAAGAAATCTTGATGAAATTATCATTAACTTCTATCAGTGGAATACGGCAACGCCTATTTAAGCAACTGCTATCATGTGATAATTCAAATATAAACGCCTTAATAAGCCAAAGTTGGATAATACAAAATCGCCCTGGAAGTGCAGACTCATTTAAAATACATTTACATCCTGTAATCCGATCTGCAGTAGTTAACAATACGGAACCAGCAATTGAAAACTGCCATTCCTTTACATATAAGATAGTATCTTTATTAAAAGAAGCCCAAAATTCTATTTCCATCTGTGACAAAACAGACCTATGCGATATTATTGCTAATTCTAGCGATATGTTTTCTTTTGGCATAAAGGACATAGATCTTTTATTTGACATGGCACAGATTTTATGGGGCAATTTTTTCTATACTTATGCATACAAAGTTTACCTCATAGGAATATCAATCTTAAAGGAATTATAG